In the Lebetimonas natsushimae genome, one interval contains:
- a CDS encoding LPP20 family lipoprotein codes for MIKKIIITVSLIFLGCASNQVEKKPPAYTKTAPDCNVSSKKEISKKTEYSENIILNKPEKKHNTVLTLYVVGEGVAPVDAVNAAQAKILARRAAIADGYRQLAEKMYGVKVTAKETVKDLMLKNSDVNTYVEGLIRGADIQAEKFEDGIYYVTMNLKLDVRMWNKFINNNN; via the coding sequence ATGATTAAAAAAATCATTATCACAGTATCTTTGATATTTTTGGGATGTGCTTCTAATCAAGTGGAAAAAAAACCACCTGCATATACTAAAACAGCCCCTGATTGTAATGTTTCTTCTAAAAAAGAAATATCTAAAAAGACTGAATATAGTGAAAATATTATTTTAAATAAACCCGAAAAAAAACATAACACAGTTTTAACTTTATATGTAGTTGGAGAAGGTGTTGCCCCTGTAGATGCCGTTAATGCCGCACAGGCTAAAATATTAGCAAGACGTGCCGCTATTGCAGATGGATACAGACAGCTGGCAGAAAAAATGTACGGTGTAAAAGTTACAGCAAAAGAGACTGTAAAAGATTTAATGCTTAAAAATTCAGATGTTAACACATATGTAGAGGGATTGATCAGAGGGGCGGATATTCAGGCGGAAAAATTCGAAGATGGAATTTATTATGTTACTATGAATTTAAAACTTGATGTAAGGATGTGGAATAAATTTATTAATAATAATAATTAG
- the cas5b gene encoding type I-B CRISPR-associated protein Cas5b: MKALSFNLSGKFAHFKKPDVNSYAYFTYSHIHKIALLGIIGAILGLEGYKRDLKDYPEFYEKLKDFKISIIPKKPYFSKKMIYFNNSVGYASREEGGNLIVREQWLEKPQWEILILENETEEFKELKNRLFKKEFAFIPYLGKNDHFAKIENIKEIEFKRGEKDLVCVSLIPKNKAVLKKHPRFGEQFFYSEFLPVALKKKFLIYEYEEMILSSWIVECKDENYFEYNNENLYFI, from the coding sequence ATGAAAGCATTAAGTTTTAATTTAAGCGGAAAATTCGCACATTTTAAAAAGCCCGATGTTAATTCTTATGCCTATTTTACCTATTCTCATATCCACAAAATTGCACTGCTGGGGATAATAGGGGCTATTTTAGGACTTGAAGGGTATAAGAGAGATTTAAAAGATTATCCGGAGTTTTATGAAAAACTTAAAGACTTTAAAATTTCAATTATTCCAAAAAAGCCATATTTTTCAAAAAAAATGATTTATTTTAACAATTCCGTAGGATATGCAAGCAGGGAAGAAGGAGGAAATTTAATAGTAAGAGAGCAGTGGCTTGAAAAACCGCAGTGGGAAATTTTGATTTTAGAAAATGAAACTGAGGAGTTTAAAGAATTAAAGAATAGACTTTTTAAAAAAGAGTTTGCATTTATCCCTTATCTTGGTAAAAACGACCATTTTGCAAAAATAGAAAATATTAAGGAAATAGAGTTTAAAAGAGGTGAAAAAGATTTAGTCTGTGTTTCTTTAATACCAAAAAATAAAGCGGTTTTGAAAAAACATCCAAGATTTGGAGAGCAGTTTTTTTACAGCGAATTTTTACCGGTTGCATTAAAGAAAAAGTTTTTAATTTACGAATATGAAGAGATGATTTTAAGCAGCTGGATTGTTGAATGTAAGGATGAGAATTATTTTGAGTATAATAATGAAAATTTATATTTTATATAA
- a CDS encoding CRISPR-associated endoribonuclease Cas6: MKFYEINIQTALKSPIHFQKSPEAISKLISTALINGGYTLHKENIPKNHVFSNLGKANSKGFFEKEGKIIFRSFQKDLVEKLAKNLFFYEDNIFKIEGIKFKEVKYKPIKEMISLNPVFIKMKSGDFWSFQKSGDLGVLLSALQDNLLRKYEMIYNEKLNPENNFIEYFQIKNNKPQTFFYKNVKFFGWKLYIIPRNDEISQKLAFVSLGSGLGHKNSTIGGGFLKYKFE, from the coding sequence ATGAAATTTTATGAAATAAATATACAAACTGCTTTAAAATCCCCAATTCATTTTCAAAAATCACCTGAGGCTATTTCAAAACTTATATCAACTGCTTTAATTAATGGAGGATATACTCTTCATAAAGAAAATATTCCAAAAAATCATGTTTTCTCAAATCTTGGAAAAGCAAATAGCAAAGGATTTTTTGAAAAAGAAGGAAAAATTATTTTTAGAAGTTTTCAAAAAGATTTAGTAGAAAAATTAGCTAAAAATTTGTTTTTCTACGAAGATAATATCTTTAAGATTGAAGGTATTAAATTTAAAGAGGTTAAATATAAACCCATAAAAGAGATGATATCTCTTAATCCGGTGTTTATTAAGATGAAAAGTGGTGATTTTTGGAGTTTTCAAAAAAGTGGAGATTTAGGTGTTTTATTATCTGCACTGCAGGATAATCTGCTTAGAAAATATGAAATGATTTATAATGAAAAATTAAATCCGGAGAATAATTTTATCGAATATTTTCAAATAAAAAACAATAAACCTCAAACTTTTTTTTATAAAAATGTTAAGTTTTTTGGATGGAAACTTTATATAATCCCCCGAAATGATGAAATCTCCCAAAAACTAGCATTTGTCTCGCTTGGAAGCGGCCTTGGACATAAAAACAGCACTATTGGAGGCGGATTTTTGAAGTATAAATTTGAATAA
- a CDS encoding N-6 DNA methylase has protein sequence MQEILNQYFKRDEKNELVPIEENGKIFAILKNKWLEAKPEEIIRQKFIAKLIEEYGYVSEQMAQEVKVSNSKRGSGKAQADIVVWKTKEDKINQKNAFLVIECKAPTIKLKLEDCYQGMNYATWSRAKIFAIYNDNEMQVYKIDESKIPILSDSFKPINDIPKANEILDENKLEKFLQKTKEFKGDEFARLLHKCHNIIRNNDKLSPEAAFDEISKVLFIKIMYERSPKQEGIFSLQQFKKLKSAWELARGKSDKAESYMQKLFEDVKEEFKNDGIFEDNEKIKLKESTFEAIVKELEIYNLTKTGADVKGIAFEKFLSKTFRGQLGQFFTPRTIVDFMVDFINPKENELICDPCVGSGGFIIKAFEKIKENIENEYKFKKFELQKKIFGENQEYLDNKEKQKEFEKILSKLNNEEQMRLKQLSCCAIYGTDANPRMARVAKINMIMHGDGHSGIHHHDGLLNINGIFRNRFDVILTNPPFGITYNNDLPKVQEDDKFKDERLIEEYKKKYGEIYEEELKQVTDNIGKPIRNLFEVGKYTGKSEVLFIERCLDLLKPKGRMGIVLPEGVLNSSDLEKARELFEGRAKIKLIVSLPDEVFLSAGATVKTSLVFLQKYSEEEKNEFEKIKQECENELKEKLKIYEKENQLSIIKKNLRNKKLEKEIKEKLRKNKKEIEKELKQLYKYLETKLMPCVRENFDYEILVADIKKAGITSTGDMTDNELIELLKELKSIKVWE, from the coding sequence ATGCAAGAAATTTTAAATCAATATTTTAAAAGAGATGAAAAAAATGAGTTAGTTCCAATTGAGGAAAATGGAAAAATCTTTGCAATTTTAAAAAATAAATGGCTGGAAGCAAAACCAGAAGAAATAATAAGGCAAAAATTTATAGCGAAACTTATAGAGGAGTATGGATACGTATCAGAACAAATGGCACAAGAAGTAAAAGTTAGTAACTCAAAAAGAGGTTCAGGAAAAGCACAAGCTGATATAGTAGTATGGAAAACAAAAGAAGATAAAATTAATCAAAAAAATGCTTTTTTAGTTATTGAATGTAAAGCACCTACTATAAAATTAAAACTTGAAGATTGTTATCAAGGGATGAATTATGCTACTTGGTCAAGGGCTAAAATTTTTGCAATTTATAATGACAATGAAATGCAAGTTTATAAAATTGATGAAAGTAAAATTCCTATTTTATCAGATTCATTTAAGCCTATAAATGATATTCCAAAAGCGAATGAAATTTTAGATGAAAATAAATTAGAAAAATTTTTACAAAAAACAAAAGAGTTTAAAGGAGATGAATTTGCACGCCTTCTTCATAAATGTCATAATATTATAAGAAATAATGACAAACTTTCTCCAGAAGCGGCATTTGATGAAATTAGTAAAGTTTTGTTTATAAAAATTATGTATGAAAGAAGTCCCAAACAAGAAGGTATTTTTTCTTTACAACAATTTAAAAAATTAAAAAGTGCTTGGGAACTTGCAAGGGGAAAAAGCGATAAGGCTGAAAGTTATATGCAAAAACTTTTTGAAGATGTTAAAGAAGAATTTAAAAATGATGGGATTTTTGAAGATAATGAAAAAATAAAATTAAAAGAAAGTACATTTGAAGCAATTGTAAAAGAGCTAGAAATTTATAATCTTACAAAAACAGGAGCTGATGTAAAGGGTATTGCATTTGAAAAATTTTTAAGTAAAACTTTTAGAGGTCAACTTGGTCAGTTTTTTACTCCAAGGACAATTGTTGATTTTATGGTTGATTTTATTAATCCAAAAGAAAATGAATTAATTTGTGATCCTTGTGTTGGAAGTGGTGGTTTTATAATTAAGGCATTTGAAAAAATTAAAGAAAATATAGAAAATGAATATAAGTTTAAGAAATTCGAATTACAAAAAAAAATATTTGGAGAAAATCAGGAGTATTTAGATAATAAAGAAAAACAAAAAGAATTTGAAAAAATTTTAAGCAAATTAAATAATGAAGAACAAATGAGATTAAAACAATTATCCTGTTGTGCTATATATGGGACGGATGCAAATCCAAGAATGGCAAGAGTTGCAAAAATTAATATGATTATGCATGGAGATGGACATAGTGGAATTCATCATCATGATGGATTGCTTAATATTAATGGAATTTTTAGAAACAGGTTTGATGTGATTTTGACTAATCCTCCTTTTGGAATTACTTATAATAACGATTTACCAAAAGTTCAAGAAGATGATAAATTTAAAGATGAAAGATTAATAGAAGAATATAAAAAAAAATATGGTGAAATTTATGAAGAAGAATTAAAGCAAGTTACGGATAATATAGGTAAGCCAATTAGAAATCTTTTTGAAGTTGGAAAATATACAGGAAAGAGCGAAGTATTATTTATTGAAAGATGTTTAGACTTATTGAAGCCAAAAGGTAGGATGGGAATAGTTTTGCCAGAAGGTGTTTTAAATAGTAGTGACTTAGAAAAGGCGAGGGAACTTTTTGAGGGAAGAGCTAAAATAAAATTGATAGTTTCATTACCGGATGAAGTATTTTTAAGTGCTGGAGCTACAGTAAAAACAAGTTTAGTATTTTTACAAAAATATTCTGAAGAAGAAAAAAATGAATTTGAAAAAATTAAACAAGAATGTGAAAATGAATTGAAAGAAAAATTAAAAATTTATGAAAAAGAAAATCAATTATCAATAATAAAAAAGAATTTGAGAAATAAAAAATTAGAAAAAGAAATAAAAGAGAAATTAAGAAAAAATAAAAAAGAAATAGAAAAAGAATTAAAACAATTATATAAATACTTAGAAACTAAATTAATGCCTTGTGTAAGAGAAAATTTTGATTATGAAATATTGGTAGCCGATATTAAAAAAGCTGGTATTACTTCTACGGGAGATATGACAGATAATGAACTTATTGAATTATTAAAAGAATTAAAATCAATTAAGGTTTGGGAATGA
- a CDS encoding type I CRISPR-associated protein Cas7 gives MKRAYGVIGIRAIMSNWNADFTGRPKSTSDGEIFGSDKALKYPVKRMWADEGKKVMYFKSYIEDKDGSLRPKTLKERYEELFGKLDKKTPTKEVLKNLFSCIDVKNFGATFAEEGQNISITGAVQIGQGFNKFENTNVEIQDILSPFSDGKKVKAGEDVNQSTLGTKIMVDEAHYFYGFSVNPRNYDEYKSVLDDFKGYTKEDFKEFKKAARFAVTRFATNSKFGCDNEFALFVEYESEKYLPDLSEYIKFDSEKREIDLSDIEELVGEAKVEVNADTKKVKVKTKWEIKNIYQ, from the coding sequence ATGAAAAGAGCATATGGAGTTATAGGAATTAGGGCGATTATGAGCAATTGGAATGCAGATTTTACAGGAAGGCCAAAATCTACAAGTGATGGAGAGATATTTGGAAGCGATAAGGCGCTTAAATATCCAGTCAAAAGAATGTGGGCGGATGAGGGTAAAAAAGTAATGTATTTCAAAAGTTATATTGAAGATAAAGACGGCTCGCTTAGACCAAAAACCCTGAAAGAAAGATATGAAGAGCTTTTTGGCAAATTGGATAAAAAAACTCCTACAAAAGAAGTTTTAAAAAATCTTTTTAGCTGTATTGATGTTAAAAATTTTGGGGCAACTTTTGCAGAAGAAGGCCAAAATATTTCTATTACCGGGGCTGTGCAGATAGGTCAGGGCTTTAACAAATTTGAAAATACAAATGTTGAAATTCAAGATATTTTAAGCCCTTTTAGCGATGGAAAAAAGGTAAAAGCTGGTGAAGATGTAAATCAATCAACTCTTGGGACTAAAATAATGGTTGATGAAGCGCATTATTTTTACGGATTTAGCGTAAATCCAAGAAATTATGATGAATATAAAAGCGTTTTAGATGATTTCAAAGGATATACAAAAGAGGATTTTAAAGAGTTTAAAAAGGCTGCAAGATTTGCTGTGACGAGATTTGCTACAAATTCAAAATTTGGATGCGATAATGAATTTGCTTTGTTTGTTGAGTATGAGAGTGAAAAATATCTTCCGGATTTGAGTGAATATATAAAGTTTGACAGTGAAAAAAGGGAAATTGATTTAAGCGATATTGAAGAATTGGTCGGTGAGGCAAAAGTAGAAGTGAATGCGGATACTAAAAAAGTTAAAGTCAAAACAAAATGGGAAATTAAGAATATTTACCAATGA
- a CDS encoding ATP-dependent nuclease, which yields MKFKFIKIKGYKNLDFEMKFPDDGVAVFIGNNGSGKSNLLEAISLIFGYYYNINLINKLNFEYVIRYEKNNEEIVLTNNREYIDETKLPDKIICYYSGEEARLWNDIYKKFYEIENKKFINNSFPRLPSLLFLNKYYWKIALIMLVLNNKNEKEINLFNYFDLNEVKYKIFKNNSNLSKWKSNAISQFINNFPEEGMIKDINFGDLKEFFFKLYFSYIPKNSKFIDNIQIFDIKKNKVLLSFIDLSEGEKRFILYKFIIELLATQDTLLLFDEIDNNIHPANKKYLKKILFENFIDLDKNIIFTTHSPTLTTIFETKNNFMLDSGKIISYDKKQIIKKLTENKWSYFEINELLTTNEDIVLVEGSTDVLYLEETLKLFKNKGKFKNLSLKFIPAGGANNDMEFFIKNLTVKENQKIFVLLDNDEAGKKAFKKLEKDFSNQKYLHILNLPKPVQNFTENDYWEIEDFFDKKLVKEIAKENFKKQIENNLISFPKLGKNTVSKSSIKGMIKDEFDKFKKNERSLIEEEHLSDFEKIFKLIEKVKNEPV from the coding sequence ATGAAATTTAAATTTATTAAAATAAAAGGTTATAAAAATTTAGATTTTGAAATGAAATTTCCAGATGACGGAGTAGCTGTTTTTATCGGGAATAACGGAAGTGGAAAAAGTAATCTTTTAGAAGCTATAAGTTTAATATTTGGATATTATTATAATATTAATTTAATAAATAAGCTAAATTTTGAATATGTTATTAGATATGAAAAGAATAATGAAGAAATAGTATTGACTAATAATAGAGAATATATAGATGAAACTAAATTACCTGATAAGATAATATGTTATTATAGTGGAGAAGAAGCAAGATTGTGGAATGATATTTATAAAAAGTTTTATGAAATAGAAAATAAAAAGTTTATTAATAATAGTTTTCCTCGTTTGCCTAGTTTATTATTTCTAAATAAATATTATTGGAAAATAGCATTAATAATGTTAGTTTTAAATAATAAAAATGAAAAAGAAATAAATTTATTTAATTATTTCGATTTAAATGAAGTTAAATATAAAATATTTAAAAATAATAGTAATTTATCTAAGTGGAAATCAAATGCAATAAGTCAATTTATAAATAATTTTCCAGAGGAAGGTATGATAAAAGATATAAATTTTGGAGATTTAAAAGAATTTTTTTTTAAATTGTATTTTTCTTATATACCTAAAAATAGTAAATTTATTGATAATATTCAGATCTTTGATATTAAAAAAAATAAAGTGTTATTATCATTTATTGATTTAAGTGAGGGAGAAAAAAGATTTATTTTATATAAATTTATAATTGAATTATTAGCAACTCAAGATACATTATTATTGTTTGATGAAATTGATAATAATATACATCCTGCAAATAAAAAATATTTAAAAAAAATTTTATTTGAAAATTTTATCGATTTAGATAAAAATATAATTTTTACTACTCATTCTCCTACTTTAACTACAATTTTTGAGACAAAAAATAATTTTATGTTAGATAGTGGAAAAATTATTAGTTATGATAAAAAGCAAATAATTAAAAAATTAACTGAAAATAAATGGAGCTATTTTGAAATTAATGAACTTTTAACTACTAATGAAGATATTGTATTGGTTGAAGGTTCAACAGATGTTCTTTATTTGGAAGAAACATTAAAATTATTTAAGAATAAAGGTAAATTTAAAAATTTAAGTTTAAAATTTATACCTGCAGGAGGAGCAAATAATGATATGGAATTTTTTATAAAAAATTTAACAGTAAAAGAAAATCAAAAAATATTTGTATTATTAGATAATGATGAAGCAGGTAAAAAGGCTTTTAAAAAATTAGAAAAAGATTTTTCAAATCAAAAGTATTTACATATTTTAAATTTGCCAAAGCCAGTGCAAAATTTTACTGAAAATGATTATTGGGAAATAGAAGATTTCTTTGATAAAAAATTAGTAAAAGAAATTGCAAAAGAAAATTTTAAAAAACAAATAGAAAATAATTTAATTTCTTTTCCTAAATTAGGAAAGAATACAGTTTCGAAATCAAGTATAAAAGGAATGATAAAGGATGAATTTGATAAATTTAAAAAAAATGAAAGAAGTTTAATTGAAGAAGAACATTTATCTGATTTTGAAAAAATATTTAAATTAATAGAAAAAGTAAAGAATGAACCAGTTTGA
- a CDS encoding restriction endonuclease subunit S: protein MILKKIRYKDLNNWSVKFLISTSISSKYFIDRLQNYIEEKKCKISPYNYPDKKFKILGVNNKVGLFDNEIKLGREINQDYKIVRFNYFAFNPYRINVGSIGLKTKENKYRYISPAYIVFRIKNKRKLLPEYLFLLFKTNIFLNVIRNNTKGSVRQILSYDILENLKIPIPDIDIQKKLIFKYFNIKERLKKLKEEYFVLLKEFEKALFISEKNKNKFLLNKIRYKDLDSWSVNILMENLIKSSYPLKPFKEVLSKADIKKINIEDDKKYKILGVKSFGRGVYINREVIGKNLKMKKYQLAKKNHLFWCKVDTKNGAFGIITEEFEGTIASSNMTFAKIDTNKINLFYLQLLFQLTIFNKYMDNKVTGTTNRKYIKFDELLNNTKIPLPDIKTQKKLVEKLEINLKEQRKLEKELKKTLEKFENEIFE, encoded by the coding sequence ATGATTTTAAAGAAAATTAGATATAAAGATTTAAATAATTGGAGTGTGAAATTTTTAATAAGCACTTCTATTTCTAGTAAATATTTTATAGATAGATTACAAAATTATATTGAAGAAAAAAAGTGCAAAATATCTCCTTATAATTATCCTGATAAAAAGTTTAAAATCTTAGGAGTTAATAATAAAGTGGGTCTTTTTGATAATGAAATAAAATTAGGGAGAGAAATTAATCAAGATTATAAAATAGTAAGATTTAATTATTTTGCATTCAATCCATATCGTATAAATGTAGGTTCAATTGGATTAAAAACAAAAGAAAATAAATATAGATATATTAGTCCAGCTTATATTGTTTTTAGGATAAAAAATAAAAGGAAATTATTACCAGAATATTTGTTTTTACTTTTTAAAACTAATATTTTTTTAAATGTAATTAGAAATAATACAAAAGGAAGTGTTAGACAGATATTATCTTATGATATTTTAGAAAATCTAAAAATACCTATTCCAGACATTGATATTCAAAAAAAATTAATTTTTAAATATTTTAATATAAAAGAAAGATTAAAAAAATTAAAAGAAGAATATTTTGTTTTATTAAAAGAATTTGAAAAAGCTTTATTTATCAGTGAAAAAAATAAAAATAAATTTCTTTTAAATAAAATAAGATATAAAGATTTAGATAGTTGGAGTGTTAATATATTGATGGAAAATTTGATTAAGTCATCATATCCTTTAAAGCCCTTTAAAGAAGTATTATCGAAAGCTGATATAAAGAAAATAAATATTGAAGATGATAAAAAATATAAAATATTAGGTGTAAAAAGCTTTGGTAGAGGAGTTTATATAAATAGGGAAGTAATAGGTAAAAATTTAAAAATGAAAAAATATCAACTAGCAAAAAAAAATCATTTGTTTTGGTGTAAAGTAGATACTAAAAATGGTGCATTTGGGATTATTACTGAAGAGTTTGAAGGTACTATAGCATCTTCAAATATGACATTTGCTAAAATAGATACTAATAAAATTAATTTATTTTATTTACAATTATTATTTCAATTAACGATATTCAATAAATATATGGATAATAAAGTTACTGGAACTACAAATAGAAAATATATTAAATTTGATGAATTATTAAATAATACAAAAATTCCTCTACCCGATATTAAAACTCAAAAAAAATTAGTTGAAAAATTAGAAATAAATTTGAAAGAACAAAGAAAATTGGAAAAGGAATTAAAAAAAACTTTAGAAAAATTTGAAAATGAAATTTTTGAGTGA